CACCCTTATTCCTGGTTTTCTAGCAAAAGAAGTAGTCGTTTCCACAATGGCAATTATTTATGCAGTTGGAGAAAGTTCGCTTGGCAGCATCGTTGGCACTTTCTATACGCCACTTTCGGCTTATTGCTTTATGTTGTTCATCTTGCTTTACATCCCTTGTTTAGCAACGGTTGCAGCGATTCGAAAAGAAACTAGTTCGTGGAAATGGACCGCATTTGCTGTCGCTTATCCACTTGTTACAGCCTACGTATTAGTATTTCTCGTTTATCAAATTGGTAGTCTATTCGTTTAAGAGGGGATGTTTTTCGTGAGTATAATGGTTAATTTATTACTTGGCGGCGCAATTTTCGGCTACACTATTTACGCGATTATTAAATTTATCAAACGCAGTAAACAAGG
This portion of the Listeria cossartiae subsp. cossartiae genome encodes:
- a CDS encoding FeoB-associated Cys-rich membrane protein; translation: MFFVSIMVNLLLGGAIFGYTIYAIIKFIKRSKQGKCGGCELEKACNCESDEHTNLDHIFK